The genomic interval AGCTCCCGCGCCGGAAGGCGCTCCCAGCAGACAGCAGAGCGCGAGTTCCGGTGAGCGGGCGCGCGCAGGTAGCCGCAACCCCCGCCCCGCGCGCGATCCGGAGCGGAGGGGCGGGGCCGGCGgcgagaggaggagagagggaggccgCGGGGTGCGGGCGTCCGGGAGTTCCCTCCTCCTCAAGTAAAGCGTCCCGGGCCGGCTGCGCCGCCGTCGCTGCCTCCTGGCGCCCCGCGACCTGGAggtggagaagggagagggaccCGCGGGCGTCCACCTCGGCCGGCCGCCTTCTCCCCGCGGCGACCCGTGCGAGTGCGGCCGGACTCAGGTAAGCTCGCGGCGTGGCCTCGCGACGTAGGCAGCTGACCCGGACCGGGCAGCTCTAGGCCTCGGCATCCACCCTCCTGCTCCCGGGCTTCTCGAGGCGCCGCCGCCCCTGCCGCTGTCCGCCTACTGGTCCCGGAGTCTGGAAGTTGAGGAGAAACTTCTCCCCTCCCGCGGTCTGGCTGGCGGGCGTGAGTGTCTCGTCTCCTGGGCTCACTACCTGCTTGCCCAGTGCCTCGGTCTCCGCCCTGTCCAGTACTTCCCGATTCTGCGGGAGTCCGGATAGTGGTCCAGCCTATGTGGTGCCGCCGCTGCACCCTCCACCCCAAAGGACGTGGGGTCACTCCCGAATGAGGACCAGAGGGTAGGGCAGCGGCCCCTTCTCGTCCTAGCGGCTGGAGGTCTGTGTCGCCGGACGCCCGCAGCAACTGTCTGGAGCGAGGAGTGGA from Mus musculus strain C57BL/6J chromosome 5, GRCm38.p6 C57BL/6J carries:
- the Gm10461 gene encoding collagen alpha-1(II) chain, which translates into the protein MHYHFTGSKIVSWSLPVCKSWKQLSRSKTQTKFSLTQEDREPNSRGGGVARHLKVAADCNTSQHPQTQTKENFINRSWFAIKPSTTRRSPARSTSSTPRSRQLLRASGDTDLQPLGREGAAALPSGPHSGVTPRPLGWRVQRRHHIGWTTIRTPAESGSTGQGGDRGTGQAGSEPRRRDTHARQPDRGRGEVSPQLPDSGTSRRTAAGAAAPREAREQEGGCRGLELPGPGQLPTSRGHAASLPESGRTRTGRRGEKAAGRGGRPRVPLPSPPPGRGAPGGSDGGAAGPGRFT